The DNA window GGCTCAGTTGGGGTGCAAGTTGTTGGCAACGGTGCCCCAGTCCCTGCTCAAGGGGCGAGTGGTGCTGGTGCAAGCCGATACCGAGTTTGGCACCGTTGAGTTTCTCAATGCCGTTCGCCAGCGCTCTTGGCGGTTAGTCGTGGGTCTCAGGAGCAATCGTACCCTGCAAGATGGTCGCTGCCTCAAAGACCTTTACCGGCACGCGAAGCGGGGTCTCCAGGTGGTTCTCAAGGACATCGACTATCCCCTCACTGTCTCCTGGTTTTGGCTGAAGCGCGCGGATAACAAACGAGAATTACGATTTGTCGCCTCCACCTATCCGTATTCTGGGGCGTATCTCGTCCAGTTGGGGCGCGAGCGTTGGGCAATTGAAGGCTTTTTCAAAACTGCCAAGCATCAGTTTGGTTTGCATTGCTTTGGTCAAAGCACCCAGTTAGGCGTGTATCGTTGGTTGATTTTGTCGCTGATTGCTTACTTGTTGGCGCATTGGATAGATCAATGGTCACTTCCGTCTGTACTGGACTGGAAGATTGCCAGTCGCTTGGCAGTTGAAACGTTATTGCCCTCGATTGTCTGGTTTCAATTACTTAAACAGATCCGAAGGAGCACAGATATTGCCGCACAATATGGCTTTGAAATTACGCTCAAATCATTGCCTGACCCAGCTTACTGGGAAAGGTGCAAGATCTGAGTTAAGGTTCTTCCGATCTTTTGGTGAAGCGTTCGAGATTAGAAATAGACGATGATTTTGAGAAGCACTTTCTAAGCGACAATGAAACGCTTACTCAGCAGTTCTAAACCAGCCCGTCCAAACATCTGCCGTTTTACCATCTTTAAGCGATTGTTGAAGCCTTCGACCATGCCATTGCTTACCTCTAAAACCATGCTGGCTCGGACCGCAGCATAATCCTCAAAAAGACTCTTTGCGAAGGCTTGAAACGGTTTGAGTTTGCTCTTAAACACCTTCATCAGCCAAGGCTCAAACCCTTCTGCCCTACGTTCGCGCAGCAATTGGGAAAACTCCTGCGCTAACTCAACCGCTTTATTCAAATCTGGATGTGCCGCGACCAAGC is part of the Kovacikia minuta CCNUW1 genome and encodes:
- a CDS encoding transposase is translated as METILQHAQALVYSLLCLMPSADQKASLKALLGLFLDAQGHALPAHTCVKSPSALSRFLNHYRWSTRQVIRTTRQAILQQIATHLPHAKIPIRILIDLTTLEKSGKFRQLSTPTSDPDHPDPWVRFLNGKRGLHLVVLYLVVGEWRVPWSFRVWRGKGYASPAQLGCKLLATVPQSLLKGRVVLVQADTEFGTVEFLNAVRQRSWRLVVGLRSNRTLQDGRCLKDLYRHAKRGLQVVLKDIDYPLTVSWFWLKRADNKRELRFVASTYPYSGAYLVQLGRERWAIEGFFKTAKHQFGLHCFGQSTQLGVYRWLILSLIAYLLAHWIDQWSLPSVLDWKIASRLAVETLLPSIVWFQLLKQIRRSTDIAAQYGFEITLKSLPDPAYWERCKI